In Sulfitobacter sp. LCG007, the sequence AATAGATCAGCGAAACCGACATGCCGTCTCCGTCGACCACGGTGATATAGATCGTGTCCTTGTGCAGGGCCTCCGTCAGGGGTTTGGCCGAAGCCATCGCGCGCTTGGGATCTATCAGCGCGGCAAGCCGCTGCGCCGTGTCCATGTCGAGCATATGGGCAAGCCGTGTCGTGTAGTCCATGTCGGCGATGAAGCGGTCGCGCGCGTCATAGGCGAGCTTGGCCGCCTCTGCCTCGAGATGCGCGCGCTCTGCGCCGAGGGGATCGAGAGAGGCAATATCGAACTGCGCCAGGATGTTCAGCATCAGGATCGCCGTGGCGCCCTGCCCGTTGGGGGCATGCTCGACAAGCTCGAAGTCACCATATGTGCCTGAGACCGGCTGCGTCGGCGTGCAGGCGGTGGCGGCGAAATCCTCGAGACTGTGCAGGCCGCCCATCGCCCGGAGGCTTGCAACCATGTCCTCGGCGACCTCGCCCTCGTAGAACCCTGCACGGCCCTGCGCGGCGATCCGGCGCAATACCTCCGCCTGGCCGGGCGCGCGGAACAGCTCGCCCTGTCGCAGCGCCTTTCCACCGGTCAGGAACAGATCGCGTGCCCGCCCCTGAAGCACGCCGTCGGCCTCGTGCCAGTCCGCCGCGACGCGCGGCGCGACCGGGATGCCTTCCTCCGCGTAGCGGATCGCGGGCGCGAGCAGTGTCTGAAGGCCGAGTTTCCCGACCGACGCGGCGAGATGGCAGAAGGCGTCCACCGCGCCGGGGATCGTGACGGCATGTGGGCTGAGCACGGGGACCGACGTATCGCCCATGTCGCGCAGCACGGCGGCATCGGCAGCGGCGGGGGCGCGGCCGGAGCCGTTCAGCGCCTGGATGTCGCCATCCGGGCCATCGGACCACAGAACGAAGCAATCGCCGCCGATGCCCGTCATCTGAGGCTCGCACAACCCCAGCAGGACCGCGCCCGCGATCGCGGCGTCCATCGCGTTGCCGCCGCGCGCCAGCATGTCGATCGCGGTCCGTGCGGCGAGAGGGTGCGAGGTGGCGCACATCCCGT encodes:
- a CDS encoding gamma-glutamyltransferase family protein, encoding MRDFHLAGRSPVLATNGMCATSHPLAARTAIDMLARGGNAMDAAIAGAVLLGLCEPQMTGIGGDCFVLWSDGPDGDIQALNGSGRAPAAADAAVLRDMGDTSVPVLSPHAVTIPGAVDAFCHLAASVGKLGLQTLLAPAIRYAEEGIPVAPRVAADWHEADGVLQGRARDLFLTGGKALRQGELFRAPGQAEVLRRIAAQGRAGFYEGEVAEDMVASLRAMGGLHSLEDFAATACTPTQPVSGTYGDFELVEHAPNGQGATAILMLNILAQFDIASLDPLGAERAHLEAEAAKLAYDARDRFIADMDYTTRLAHMLDMDTAQRLAALIDPKRAMASAKPLTEALHKDTIYITVVDGDGMSVSLIYSIFHGFGSGIASDRFGILFQNRGAGFTLEQGHPNELGGGKRPMHTIIPAMLRRAGRVAMPFGVMGGAYQPTGHARMVQNLADFGMDPQSAIDAPRCFSGAEGMQVERGYSAEVRESLADMGHRVSIPDSPLGGAQAILIRDDGLLEGASDPRKDGCALGY